The window GTACATTCTCCTCCATGTTGCTAAATAATTAATAGCGGAAAAATTCAGTCATTTCAACGCCTTGCAACCCTGATTTTTAAACAGCGCTAAACCCTCTAATTAATAAGGCAAATTACCTCTTGCATCTGATGAAAAAAGAGTTAAAATAAAATCAGGAGGAGTGAAATCCTCCATGGTGAAAGGAGGTGTTAGTATGGCGGTAAAAGGATGGAAAGATCTGGTCAAGAGAGAGAGAGAAAGGACATTCCCCGTAGCGCCACTTTATGGTATTGAAAAGTGGTTTGAGGAAATGTGGAACAGACCGCTCTCGCTGTTAGGGCCGTCGTTTCTGTCGGATACCGATCTTCGCTCCGAGCTGTATGGAATCACTCCAACTGTCGATATGTACACCGAAGGCAAGGATGTAGTGTTTAAATTCGATCTGCCCGGTATGAAAAAGGAGGATATAAAGGTAGATCTTGCTGAAAATATCCTGACTATTTCCGGCGAGAGAACCAAGACCGAGACAATCGAAAAAGAAGACTACTACAGGGCTGA of the Nitrospirota bacterium genome contains:
- a CDS encoding Hsp20/alpha crystallin family protein; amino-acid sequence: MAVKGWKDLVKRERERTFPVAPLYGIEKWFEEMWNRPLSLLGPSFLSDTDLRSELYGITPTVDMYTEGKDVVFKFDLPGMKKEDIKVDLAENILTISGERTKTETIEKEDYYRAERTFGTFHRRFELPSDLDTEKITAHYENGVLELRIPMMKEAEKKHVKISIK